One Staphylococcus ratti DNA segment encodes these proteins:
- a CDS encoding MBL fold metallo-hydrolase, translated as MSVLASGSTGNATYVESDKGSLLVDVGLTGKKMEALFDQIDRKISDLNGILVTHEHSDHIKGLGVLARKYNLPIYANEKTWTCIDKKDSRIPMEQKFIFNPYETKSIAGFDIESFNVSHDAIDPQFYIFHNNYKKLTLITDTGYVSDRMKGMIRGSDAFIFESNHDVDMLRMCRYPWKTKQRILSDMGHVSNEDAAHAMTDVITGQTKRVYLSHLSQDNNMKDLARMSVGQILREHDIDTVNEVKLCDTDKAQATPIYTL; from the coding sequence ATGAGTGTCTTAGCAAGTGGGAGTACAGGTAACGCCACTTATGTAGAAAGTGATAAAGGCAGCTTGTTAGTCGATGTGGGTCTAACAGGCAAGAAGATGGAAGCACTTTTCGATCAAATCGACCGAAAAATTTCAGATTTAAATGGTATTCTTGTTACGCATGAACATTCCGATCACATTAAAGGTTTAGGCGTGTTGGCAAGAAAATACAACTTGCCGATTTATGCGAACGAGAAAACGTGGACGTGTATTGATAAAAAAGATTCACGCATTCCTATGGAACAGAAGTTTATTTTCAATCCGTATGAAACGAAATCAATTGCAGGTTTCGATATTGAGTCTTTTAACGTGTCTCACGATGCGATTGATCCACAGTTTTATATTTTCCATAACAATTACAAAAAATTAACGTTGATTACAGATACAGGCTATGTATCTGACCGTATGAAAGGGATGATTCGAGGCAGCGATGCCTTCATCTTCGAAAGCAATCATGACGTAGATATGTTGCGCATGTGCCGTTATCCCTGGAAAACGAAACAACGAATTTTAAGCGATATGGGACATGTTTCAAACGAAGATGCTGCCCATGCGATGACAGATGTCATAACAGGACAGACGAAACGCGTCTATTTATCACACCTTTCACAAGACAACAATATGAAAGACCTTGCACGCATGAGCGTTGGTCAAATATTACGTGAACACGACATTGATACCGTAAATGAAGTGAAACTGTGTGATACAGATAAAGCGCAAGCGACACCCATTTATACGCTATAA